A genomic stretch from Spongiibacter nanhainus includes:
- a CDS encoding DUF962 domain-containing protein yields the protein MDKVSMPTQFNSFSEFYPYYLAEHSNRTCRRLHLTGSLLVVALLAYTVVTRQWALLWLLPVVGYGFAWVGHFFFEKNKPATFSHPLYSFIGDWVMAWQMVTGKIR from the coding sequence ATGGACAAAGTCAGTATGCCAACGCAATTTAACAGTTTTTCTGAGTTCTACCCCTACTATCTTGCCGAGCATTCGAATCGCACCTGCCGGCGACTCCACCTCACCGGCTCGCTGTTGGTGGTGGCGTTATTGGCGTACACCGTCGTCACCAGACAGTGGGCGCTGTTATGGTTGTTGCCGGTTGTAGGCTATGGCTTTGCCTGGGTGGGGCACTTCTTTTTTGAAAAGAACAAACCGGCGACCTTCTCCCATCCCCTGTACAGTTTTATTGGTGATTGGGTGATGGCGTGGCAGATGGTGACGGGAAAGATTCGCTAA
- a CDS encoding DUF3348 family protein → MALAPTNTSGGAPLLSQLAQLGFAAERQSKATLADTLADLIDLSDSITLTKSLAKLARVKTEFGAGDRRSAESEFLNTRAGILRFIQESFEPGDAGAPFLLPAATAETLTSASEGMQPYQRFYSLHQSEMDFRIGKLRGALRKVLSGHNLAGARLAALDQILNDTIGDHSRRILATLPQLLGQHFKTLRQDFVSSRDDAIDSDPDSWTQPGEWLDRFNQDMRHLLVTELDFRLLPLRGLLDALDTQEDRLL, encoded by the coding sequence ATGGCTCTGGCCCCCACAAACACATCCGGTGGTGCACCGCTTTTGTCCCAGCTGGCGCAGTTGGGCTTTGCCGCCGAGCGCCAGTCCAAAGCGACTCTGGCGGATACCCTGGCAGACCTGATCGACCTTTCGGACTCCATCACTCTGACCAAGTCCCTGGCCAAGCTGGCCCGGGTCAAAACCGAGTTTGGCGCCGGTGACCGCCGCAGTGCAGAAAGTGAGTTCCTCAACACCCGGGCCGGCATCCTGCGCTTTATCCAGGAGAGCTTCGAGCCCGGCGACGCCGGCGCGCCCTTTCTGCTGCCCGCCGCCACAGCGGAGACGCTGACCAGCGCCAGCGAGGGGATGCAGCCTTATCAGCGCTTCTACTCCCTCCACCAAAGCGAGATGGACTTCCGCATTGGCAAACTGCGAGGTGCTCTGCGCAAGGTCTTAAGTGGCCATAACCTGGCCGGCGCCCGACTGGCCGCCCTGGATCAGATTCTTAACGACACCATCGGCGACCACAGCCGGCGGATACTGGCCACCCTACCCCAGCTGCTGGGCCAGCACTTTAAAACGCTGCGGCAGGATTTTGTTAGCAGCCGCGACGATGCCATAGACAGCGACCCCGACAGCTGGACCCAGCCCGGTGAATGGCTGGATCGCTTTAACCAGGATATGCGCCACCTGCTCGTTACCGAGCTGGATTTTAGGCTGCTCCCCCTTCGAGGCTTACTGGACGCCCTCGACACTCAGGAAGACCGACTTCTATGA
- a CDS encoding class II aldolase/adducin family protein, with protein MSNSVREQVSEAEWQLRVDLAAAYRLVALYGWDDLVFTHISARVPDTENQFLINPYGMTFDEVTASSLVKVDQDCNKILDSPYPVNPAGFTIHSAVHAAREDAHCVLHTHSLNGVAISAQQEGLLPLSQQASLVLASLGYHDYEGIALNEDEKPRLVNDLGDNTFLMLRNHGLLTVGQNPADAFLAMYVFEAACTVQVRALAGGRELSPIAPDIVEGTKEAAMVVTKGLFGGIAWPGLLRKLDRQNPGYDL; from the coding sequence ATGAGCAACAGTGTGAGAGAGCAGGTTTCCGAGGCCGAATGGCAACTGCGGGTGGATCTGGCCGCGGCCTACCGCCTGGTGGCGCTCTATGGCTGGGACGATCTGGTGTTTACCCATATTTCGGCCCGGGTGCCGGATACCGAGAATCAGTTTTTGATCAACCCCTATGGCATGACTTTTGATGAAGTCACTGCTTCATCCCTGGTTAAGGTAGATCAGGACTGCAACAAAATTCTGGACTCCCCTTACCCGGTTAATCCGGCGGGCTTTACTATCCACAGTGCCGTACATGCCGCTCGGGAAGATGCCCACTGCGTGCTCCACACCCACTCCCTCAATGGCGTGGCCATCTCCGCCCAGCAAGAGGGCTTGCTGCCCCTCTCCCAGCAGGCTAGTTTGGTGTTGGCCTCATTGGGCTACCACGACTATGAAGGTATTGCCTTGAACGAAGATGAAAAGCCACGCCTGGTCAACGACTTGGGTGACAACACCTTTCTCATGCTGCGCAACCACGGTTTGCTGACCGTAGGCCAAAACCCCGCTGACGCCTTCCTGGCGATGTATGTCTTTGAGGCGGCCTGTACCGTGCAGGTGCGTGCCTTGGCCGGTGGGCGTGAGTTGTCACCCATCGCTCCAGACATTGTTGAGGGCACCAAAGAGGCCGCGATGGTGGTCACCAAGGGGCTGTTCGGTGGCATTGCCTGGCCGGGGCTGTTGCGTAAACTAGACCGTCAGAACCCCGGTTACGATTTGTAA
- a CDS encoding Crp/Fnr family transcriptional regulator gives MSDKRDILNGSPLLAGLPPEAVEELLTIARTQRLGDGELLYAQGDEGDAMYGILSGSVRLSNHTSDGRELLVMQVERGDWIGEVSLFDGLPRSQTARALGHCEILVLDGKPLQALLDAEPGLYRHFIPMLCRKLRLALSYVEGVSLYSLPERLRQRLLELGEFYGQADGDNGTLIDLHLPQEDLAKMLAVSRQAVSRELKKLEAEGLIRLAYGKLWLCDLSALRDAQRAGR, from the coding sequence TTGAGTGACAAACGGGACATTCTTAACGGTAGCCCATTACTGGCTGGCCTGCCCCCCGAAGCGGTTGAAGAACTGCTGACCATTGCCCGCACCCAGCGCCTTGGCGACGGCGAGCTGCTGTACGCCCAAGGCGACGAGGGCGACGCCATGTACGGCATTCTCTCCGGCAGTGTGCGGCTCAGCAACCACACCAGTGACGGCCGGGAGCTGTTGGTGATGCAGGTAGAGCGGGGAGACTGGATTGGCGAGGTCTCACTGTTCGACGGGCTGCCCCGCAGCCAAACTGCCCGCGCTTTGGGCCACTGCGAGATTCTGGTGCTGGACGGCAAGCCGCTCCAGGCACTCTTGGACGCCGAGCCCGGGCTGTATCGCCACTTTATTCCCATGCTGTGCCGCAAGCTGCGGCTGGCACTGTCCTACGTTGAAGGGGTGTCCCTCTATTCCCTTCCCGAGCGCTTGCGCCAGCGGCTGCTGGAGCTGGGCGAGTTCTACGGCCAGGCCGACGGCGATAACGGCACTCTCATTGACCTCCACCTCCCCCAGGAAGACCTGGCCAAAATGCTGGCGGTATCCCGGCAGGCAGTCAGCCGTGAACTGAAAAAGCTGGAAGCGGAGGGACTGATCCGCCTGGCCTACGGCAAGCTGTGGCTTTGCGACCTCTCAGCGCTGCGGGATGCCCAGAGGGCCGGGCGCTGA
- a CDS encoding alpha/beta fold hydrolase yields MIVRSLAWCFLLVLVGCASPTTKLDRRAQTLGFSIAVVKGDGFLHRAYMSGDIDSAKRVHVYLDGDGRPWLWHRQVAEDPTPSSTLVLELMSQDSTASIYLGRPCYFVLERCDDRLWTTARYSPQVVKSMTAAVQQLLRYNEQASISLVGYSGGGALATLMVADLPAVDEVVTVAANLDIDYWVALHGYAPLDDSFNPIESADLAGVRHWHWVGGRDEEVRPEMARRFVERHGGTLREINDFDHRCCWADQWAELLAVSLGAVSGPSAR; encoded by the coding sequence GTGATCGTTAGGTCGCTGGCCTGGTGCTTTCTCCTGGTATTGGTTGGCTGTGCCAGCCCGACAACAAAGCTGGATCGTCGCGCACAGACATTGGGGTTTTCCATAGCGGTAGTAAAAGGGGATGGCTTCCTCCACCGTGCCTATATGTCGGGAGATATCGACAGCGCCAAGCGCGTACATGTCTACCTGGATGGTGATGGTCGTCCATGGCTGTGGCATAGGCAGGTTGCCGAAGATCCCACTCCATCCAGCACGCTGGTGCTGGAGTTGATGAGCCAAGACAGTACGGCATCGATTTATCTGGGGCGCCCCTGTTATTTTGTGCTGGAACGCTGCGATGATCGCCTTTGGACAACGGCCCGTTACTCTCCCCAAGTGGTAAAAAGTATGACTGCTGCCGTACAGCAGCTATTGCGCTATAACGAACAGGCATCAATAAGTCTCGTGGGATACAGTGGGGGTGGCGCGCTGGCGACATTGATGGTGGCCGACTTGCCCGCCGTGGATGAAGTCGTCACAGTGGCCGCCAATCTCGATATTGACTATTGGGTAGCATTACACGGCTATGCGCCCCTGGATGACTCTTTTAACCCCATAGAGTCGGCAGACTTGGCAGGCGTTCGACACTGGCATTGGGTGGGGGGCAGAGACGAAGAAGTCAGGCCGGAGATGGCGCGCCGATTTGTGGAGCGCCATGGTGGTACGCTGCGTGAGATTAACGATTTTGATCACCGCTGCTGCTGGGCCGATCAGTGGGCGGAGCTGTTGGCCGTTTCTCTAGGCGCGGTGTCAGGGCCGTCTGCAAGATAG
- a CDS encoding OmpA family protein → MAELDDGLNPEPPIWAVFGDLMTGLVGVFVLLLVWALGFQLELSQSLQKEVAKREAEQSRRQQLEQALAAPLAQGRITFEGGRIGISGSVLFALNSAELQAEGRALLESLIDPLKLYLSDHRQLLMVSGFTDDLPIQQGNLNFSDNWELSAQRALTVTRALIDAGMPAELVFAAAFGDQQPVAPNTDAGSRAQNRRVEMAPVPRAPSFSEGRAEGANSEGPDSGESNTSANRSTGPQVSGDYGQS, encoded by the coding sequence ATGGCAGAGTTGGACGATGGCCTGAATCCGGAGCCGCCGATCTGGGCTGTATTCGGCGACCTGATGACCGGGCTGGTGGGGGTCTTTGTACTGCTGCTGGTGTGGGCGCTGGGCTTTCAACTGGAGCTGTCCCAGTCTCTGCAAAAGGAGGTGGCCAAACGCGAGGCCGAGCAAAGCCGCCGCCAGCAACTGGAGCAGGCGCTGGCAGCGCCATTGGCCCAGGGCCGCATCACCTTTGAGGGCGGCCGCATTGGCATCAGCGGCAGCGTGCTGTTCGCGTTAAACTCTGCCGAGTTGCAGGCAGAGGGCCGGGCGCTACTGGAAAGCCTGATCGATCCCTTGAAGCTCTACCTCAGCGATCACCGGCAGTTGTTGATGGTCAGCGGTTTTACCGACGACCTGCCGATACAGCAAGGCAACCTCAACTTCAGTGACAACTGGGAGCTGTCAGCCCAGCGGGCTTTGACTGTGACCCGGGCACTGATCGACGCCGGCATGCCGGCAGAGCTGGTATTTGCCGCCGCTTTTGGCGACCAACAGCCAGTGGCCCCCAATACCGACGCCGGCAGCCGGGCGCAAAATCGCCGGGTGGAGATGGCGCCGGTACCCCGAGCGCCGTCATTTTCTGAAGGCAGAGCAGAGGGGGCCAACTCAGAAGGACCTGATTCAGGGGAGAGTAATACCTCAGCAAACCGCTCCACCGGGCCACAGGTCAGCGGCGATTATGGGCAATCCTGA
- a CDS encoding caspase family protein: MECRSAVLTRATGLVFLSLGAFLSACASSGVADRGGTTPSEEELVAGMQIVDCLLPGQLRKLGNSTYLTPRRPIKTTASDCNIRGGEYVAYDRANYKTALSVWLPAAEAGDAEAQVAVGEIFERGLGTEPNYQAAAIWYEKAAEQNNRRGQFNLGTLYEQGLGVEKDKARALNLYRQAWGLPADSLILKEAAQQQQQALRESLQKKLDARDAQLRALERQIKALNQSLNAAEIEKGSEPAKRQPKLEIERESLTELASALRRDRSEIKKELSTIPKLRTPAVNSAKGDVASKPDGNAELSSKDLKFGRYYALIIGNRNYSALEDLETPINDARQLADILEKQYGFNVQLLLDADRVTVMQAINELHEILGENDNLLLYYAGHGSLVEVGERDAGYWLPVNADPPPNDAFWVSNEFVTNHLGRIKAKRVLVVADSCYGGLLSSSPGHLFLGTGRSGASQDPEYIRYKLPRRSRLLLSSGGDKPVIDTGGDGHSVFARELIEALKSNKAILSAPDLFLKVSEPVKARAAASDFVQVPVYKSIKGAGHEVGDFFFVPQ; encoded by the coding sequence ATGGAATGTCGATCTGCGGTACTCACGCGCGCCACTGGATTGGTTTTTTTGTCGCTGGGGGCGTTTTTGTCCGCCTGTGCATCGAGTGGCGTAGCGGATCGAGGGGGTACCACACCCAGTGAAGAAGAATTGGTAGCGGGAATGCAAATAGTGGATTGCTTGCTTCCCGGCCAACTCAGAAAGCTCGGCAACTCCACTTACCTTACCCCTCGTCGCCCTATCAAGACGACCGCTTCTGATTGCAATATTCGCGGTGGCGAATATGTGGCCTATGATCGGGCCAACTACAAAACGGCTCTGAGCGTTTGGTTGCCGGCAGCAGAGGCTGGCGACGCCGAAGCCCAGGTTGCAGTGGGCGAAATTTTCGAGCGAGGCCTGGGTACAGAGCCCAATTATCAAGCGGCGGCAATTTGGTATGAGAAAGCCGCCGAGCAAAACAATCGCCGTGGCCAGTTTAATCTTGGAACCCTATACGAGCAGGGTCTGGGTGTAGAAAAGGACAAGGCGCGAGCGCTAAATCTGTATCGGCAGGCTTGGGGCTTACCCGCGGATAGTCTAATCCTTAAAGAAGCTGCTCAGCAGCAACAGCAAGCACTGCGTGAGTCCCTGCAGAAAAAACTGGATGCTCGCGATGCCCAGTTGCGGGCTTTGGAACGTCAGATCAAGGCTTTGAATCAAAGTTTGAATGCTGCCGAAATAGAAAAAGGCAGCGAACCGGCTAAACGTCAGCCCAAGCTGGAGATAGAGCGTGAGTCGCTAACCGAACTGGCGAGCGCCCTGCGGCGCGATCGCAGTGAAATAAAGAAAGAACTTAGCACTATTCCCAAGCTTAGAACGCCTGCCGTTAACTCGGCAAAGGGGGACGTTGCCAGTAAACCAGACGGGAACGCTGAACTGTCTTCAAAGGACCTGAAGTTTGGGCGGTACTACGCCTTGATTATCGGCAATCGCAATTATTCTGCGTTGGAAGACCTGGAAACCCCCATCAATGACGCACGGCAGTTGGCTGACATTTTAGAGAAACAGTACGGCTTTAATGTGCAGTTATTGCTCGATGCCGATCGCGTGACGGTAATGCAGGCCATCAATGAGCTTCATGAAATTCTGGGGGAAAACGACAATCTGCTGCTGTATTACGCCGGTCACGGCAGCCTGGTTGAGGTGGGTGAAAGAGATGCCGGCTATTGGTTGCCGGTTAATGCTGACCCGCCGCCCAATGATGCGTTTTGGGTGTCCAATGAGTTTGTGACTAATCACCTGGGAAGAATTAAGGCCAAGAGGGTGCTGGTAGTTGCGGACTCGTGTTATGGCGGTTTGTTGTCGTCATCCCCCGGCCATCTATTTTTGGGCACGGGGCGATCAGGTGCCAGCCAAGATCCGGAGTATATCCGTTATAAACTGCCACGGCGCTCGCGTCTTCTCCTCTCCTCGGGTGGCGATAAACCCGTTATCGATACCGGGGGTGACGGACATTCGGTATTCGCCCGGGAGCTTATAGAGGCACTAAAAAGCAATAAGGCTATTTTGTCGGCGCCCGATTTATTCTTAAAAGTGAGCGAGCCTGTGAAGGCTCGTGCGGCAGCAAGCGATTTTGTGCAGGTGCCGGTGTACAAAAGTATCAAAGGTGCGGGGCATGAAGTCGGGGACTTTTTCTTCGTTCCCCAGTAG
- a CDS encoding DUF2894 domain-containing protein, which translates to MGNPELDPAQLRRELEDWRQQATHAAPLRLAVIDTLLAKAQTQRPAVAEQLYRRVSETLPALIAQCQAEPMAPRSTTVKPSPLADFVQQWQQTIQQQDVIPSSPLEEKIRAQNARYLGEVAAPEPTASPESESSQGLRAAQRLQQRQGVQVKRRKVELALSKRPKNPGPLNPQMLAVKLLSEIQQSSPDYLERLVVFVETLTALETLDKKFNKKSGKT; encoded by the coding sequence ATGGGCAATCCTGAGCTGGACCCGGCGCAACTCCGGCGCGAGCTGGAGGATTGGCGGCAGCAGGCGACCCACGCTGCGCCGCTGCGTTTGGCGGTGATCGACACCCTGTTAGCCAAAGCGCAAACCCAGCGCCCGGCGGTGGCCGAACAGCTGTATCGACGGGTCAGTGAGACACTACCCGCACTGATCGCCCAGTGCCAAGCAGAGCCAATGGCACCCAGATCAACCACCGTTAAACCCTCACCTTTGGCTGACTTTGTTCAACAATGGCAGCAGACGATACAACAGCAGGACGTCATCCCAAGCTCACCGCTGGAGGAAAAGATCCGCGCACAAAACGCCCGCTACTTGGGAGAGGTCGCGGCACCGGAGCCCACCGCTTCTCCAGAAAGTGAATCGTCACAGGGATTGCGCGCCGCCCAGCGGCTACAACAGCGACAGGGCGTTCAGGTAAAGCGTCGCAAGGTGGAACTGGCGCTCAGCAAACGTCCCAAAAACCCCGGCCCGTTAAACCCGCAGATGTTGGCGGTAAAGCTGCTCAGCGAAATTCAGCAGAGCTCCCCCGACTACCTGGAACGACTGGTGGTATTTGTAGAGACACTGACCGCGTTGGAAACCCTGGATAAGAAATTCAACAAGAAGTCCGGCAAGACTTAG
- a CDS encoding ABC1 kinase family protein, protein MSDDKPLHRLKTGALSRRFELSKVGLRYGSRAVRQQVWQRLTGDSDKAQQQRRDNIDFFIGELGKLKGSVVKIGQMMATYGDYLMPPELAEALHKLEDDTPPMSWRSIEKALRRELGEARFAELEITPEAFAAASLGQVHRANRRGDDESLCIKVQYPGVDQTIDADFSAVMGLLRLSRLMDSTRNLDEWFGDIRQLLHKEVDYEQERRDLEFVAKALADDPRYIVPRSYPDYCTRHVLTMSYEPAEPVSSPAVAALSQARRNRLGAAILEQFLMELFSWQRMQTDPNFGNYRVRIDQQGDNDQVLLLDFGAMRMLPASFATPFCEMLLAGYRRDREVFLDKAIELGFMKSHFPEDVLENFTDIGIDIAEPLRKVDDSVPVEARTEQGEYIWRASNLPKRIAKRAVAASISRYFALPPKDFLYVMRKLMGVYALIAQLDARFDGEQVLLKFVDR, encoded by the coding sequence ATGAGTGACGACAAACCCCTTCATCGATTGAAAACCGGCGCCCTGTCCCGACGCTTTGAGCTGTCTAAAGTGGGCCTTCGCTACGGCAGTCGGGCGGTGCGCCAGCAGGTCTGGCAGCGTCTCACCGGCGACAGCGACAAGGCCCAACAGCAGCGCCGGGACAATATCGATTTCTTTATCGGCGAACTGGGTAAGCTGAAGGGCAGCGTGGTAAAGATTGGCCAGATGATGGCGACCTATGGTGATTACCTGATGCCGCCGGAGCTGGCCGAGGCCCTCCACAAACTGGAGGACGACACGCCGCCGATGTCCTGGCGTTCCATCGAAAAAGCCCTGCGCCGCGAGCTGGGCGAGGCGCGTTTCGCCGAGTTGGAGATCACGCCAGAGGCTTTTGCTGCAGCGTCTTTGGGGCAGGTCCACCGGGCAAACCGGCGTGGCGACGACGAGTCGCTGTGCATCAAGGTGCAATACCCCGGGGTGGACCAGACTATCGATGCCGATTTCTCCGCGGTGATGGGCTTGCTGCGCTTGTCCCGCTTGATGGACTCCACCCGCAACCTCGATGAGTGGTTTGGCGATATCCGTCAGCTGCTCCACAAAGAGGTCGATTACGAGCAAGAGCGACGGGACCTGGAGTTTGTTGCCAAAGCCTTGGCAGATGACCCCCGTTACATCGTGCCCCGCAGTTACCCAGACTACTGCACCCGCCATGTGCTCACTATGAGCTACGAGCCGGCGGAACCGGTCAGTTCGCCGGCGGTGGCGGCGCTATCCCAGGCCCGGCGCAACCGCCTTGGCGCAGCAATCCTGGAGCAGTTTTTGATGGAGCTGTTCAGCTGGCAGCGTATGCAGACCGATCCCAACTTCGGTAATTACCGGGTGCGCATCGACCAGCAGGGTGACAATGATCAAGTATTGTTGCTGGACTTTGGTGCCATGCGGATGCTGCCGGCCTCCTTTGCCACGCCCTTTTGCGAGATGCTGCTGGCGGGCTACCGTCGGGACCGGGAAGTCTTTTTAGACAAGGCGATTGAGCTGGGCTTTATGAAGTCCCACTTTCCCGAGGATGTGCTGGAGAACTTTACCGACATCGGTATCGATATCGCCGAACCGCTACGCAAAGTCGATGACAGCGTGCCTGTTGAGGCCCGCACCGAGCAGGGCGAATACATCTGGCGGGCGAGCAATTTGCCCAAGCGCATCGCCAAGCGTGCCGTGGCGGCGTCGATCAGCCGCTACTTTGCGCTGCCGCCCAAGGATTTTCTCTACGTGATGCGCAAGCTGATGGGAGTTTACGCCTTGATTGCTCAGTTAGATGCCCGATTTGACGGCGAGCAAGTGCTGCTGAAGTTTGTCGACCGGTAG
- a CDS encoding serine/threonine-protein kinase codes for MADKEPADKQDQEQAHNADATRMISEDDQGQTRPINADNATQSSPGNQAGVFHLRPGDVLKERFRLEQKLGEGGMGAVYLAIDQRKVEARHDKPQVAIKLISGGFARDSRAFIALQRETDKSQTLAHPNIITVYDFDRDGDVFFMTMEALSGSTLDKVIGNSGYTFPERLRFVERLAEGIAYAHQRHIVHSDIKPANIFVTDDGELKVLDFGIARALADVDGKSVDRLGEVAGLTPAYASCDMLERREPHAADDVYAIGLIAYELLSGEHPFARKKATEARAAGMRPKKIKGLANYQWRAIAKALEFERAKRWQDAGQFLRHYRGAGRRVRQLSVALLLAVVAFGAYLLLYQPEAGPDIPFAELEPAKQQNVRQALNEARQAKSFGDVNGALFYLDKAYAFHPRNREVMAELETVIEPMLNEMEGVQSGQQAAEYLNQVEQLLRYESLAQNPDLVKMQRQLQALTH; via the coding sequence GTGGCCGACAAGGAGCCGGCGGACAAGCAAGACCAGGAACAGGCGCACAACGCCGACGCCACCCGAATGATCTCGGAGGATGATCAGGGCCAGACACGGCCCATTAATGCAGACAATGCCACTCAGTCGTCCCCCGGCAATCAGGCTGGCGTTTTTCATTTGCGCCCCGGCGATGTCTTAAAAGAGCGCTTTAGGCTGGAGCAAAAGCTTGGCGAAGGCGGGATGGGAGCCGTCTACCTCGCCATTGATCAGCGCAAAGTCGAAGCCAGACACGACAAGCCTCAGGTGGCTATCAAACTGATCAGCGGTGGTTTTGCTAGAGACTCCAGGGCATTTATTGCCCTGCAGCGCGAGACAGATAAATCCCAGACTCTGGCCCACCCCAATATCATCACGGTGTACGATTTCGACCGCGACGGCGATGTCTTCTTTATGACCATGGAGGCATTGAGTGGCAGTACCCTGGACAAGGTGATCGGCAACTCGGGTTATACCTTCCCGGAGCGTTTGCGCTTTGTCGAGCGCCTCGCTGAAGGCATCGCTTACGCCCACCAGCGGCACATCGTCCATTCCGATATTAAACCCGCCAATATTTTTGTCACTGATGATGGTGAGCTCAAGGTTCTCGATTTTGGTATTGCACGGGCACTGGCCGATGTGGATGGCAAATCGGTAGACCGGCTTGGGGAGGTGGCGGGGCTTACGCCGGCCTATGCCAGCTGTGACATGCTGGAGCGCCGCGAGCCCCACGCGGCGGATGATGTGTATGCCATCGGATTGATTGCCTATGAATTGTTATCTGGCGAGCACCCCTTTGCCAGAAAAAAAGCGACCGAGGCCCGGGCGGCGGGAATGCGCCCCAAAAAGATTAAGGGCCTAGCGAACTACCAGTGGCGGGCGATCGCCAAGGCCCTGGAGTTTGAACGCGCTAAACGCTGGCAAGATGCGGGGCAGTTTTTACGACACTATCGAGGTGCCGGGCGCCGGGTGCGGCAGCTGTCCGTGGCGCTGTTATTGGCTGTGGTGGCCTTTGGCGCCTACCTGTTGTTGTATCAGCCTGAGGCCGGGCCGGATATTCCCTTTGCTGAGTTAGAGCCGGCCAAACAGCAGAACGTTCGTCAGGCCCTGAATGAGGCCAGGCAGGCGAAGTCCTTCGGTGATGTGAACGGTGCGCTGTTCTATCTGGATAAGGCCTACGCTTTTCATCCCCGCAATCGCGAGGTGATGGCAGAGTTGGAAACGGTCATCGAACCGATGCTGAATGAGATGGAGGGGGTACAATCTGGGCAGCAGGCAGCCGAATACCTCAATCAAGTGGAGCAGTTATTGCGGTATGAGTCACTGGCCCAGAACCCCGACCTGGTAAAAATGCAGCGGCAGCTACAGGCACTGACTCACTAG
- a CDS encoding autotransporter outer membrane beta-barrel domain-containing protein: protein MIVNRQWSYTAGAAAIAFLSMLTVAPLARAQDCRSSVESDRQGESCVSPTSDAVNAELTHILGGLSRKINGLRRQKLCSAEGGFGACGSVQGGAASADQEEDMLLSSGRLSLLALHDYSAQERDRTSLGEGFEQSANALTVGVDYRFSDALFAGATLSASQSDTDLDNNAGDQESDSLIFATHLSRYFSRFFIDALLGYGSGDLDIKRDDGISGYSASTDSDYWSGDVALGYGYSNQRWRVTPMIRAQFLRGSIDGYRERSEEASGILKDFDDQDIESTRLELSLQADYVVLTSWGVLIPTSKLELVQEFADATSVRGRALNAFDNSLNSTFDETSDDPDDTTGVVGVGVSAQFQRGWSAYANSDVLIGHSYLDKYSLVAGLRYEWP from the coding sequence ATGATCGTTAACAGGCAATGGAGTTATACGGCTGGCGCGGCGGCAATAGCGTTTTTGAGTATGCTCACTGTAGCGCCGTTGGCAAGGGCTCAGGATTGTCGGTCATCAGTGGAAAGCGACCGGCAGGGTGAGTCATGTGTCTCGCCGACTTCGGACGCGGTTAATGCCGAACTGACCCATATACTGGGCGGCTTGAGTCGCAAGATTAATGGATTACGGAGGCAAAAACTGTGTTCCGCCGAGGGCGGCTTCGGCGCCTGTGGCAGTGTGCAGGGCGGCGCTGCCAGTGCTGACCAAGAGGAGGATATGCTGCTCAGTAGTGGGCGACTGTCATTGCTGGCTTTGCATGACTACAGTGCCCAAGAACGGGATCGCACGTCACTTGGGGAGGGCTTTGAGCAGTCGGCTAATGCATTGACGGTTGGGGTTGACTACCGCTTTAGCGACGCACTATTTGCTGGAGCCACATTAAGTGCGTCCCAAAGCGACACTGATCTCGATAACAATGCCGGTGATCAGGAAAGCGACTCGCTGATTTTTGCGACTCACCTGTCACGTTATTTTAGCCGGTTTTTTATTGATGCTTTGCTCGGCTACGGCAGTGGCGATCTTGATATTAAGCGCGATGATGGGATAAGTGGCTATTCGGCGTCTACCGACAGCGACTACTGGTCAGGTGATGTCGCCTTGGGGTATGGCTACAGCAATCAACGCTGGCGAGTTACGCCAATGATCCGGGCGCAGTTTCTTCGCGGCAGTATCGATGGCTATCGAGAGCGAAGTGAGGAGGCATCGGGCATTCTCAAAGACTTTGATGATCAGGATATTGAGTCCACCCGTTTAGAACTCTCACTTCAGGCCGACTATGTAGTTTTAACAAGTTGGGGAGTGCTTATTCCCACCTCAAAACTGGAGCTTGTGCAGGAATTTGCAGACGCGACCAGTGTAAGAGGCCGCGCCCTCAATGCCTTTGATAATTCACTGAATAGTACCTTTGACGAAACATCCGACGACCCCGATGACACCACCGGTGTTGTTGGGGTGGGTGTGTCTGCCCAGTTTCAGCGTGGCTGGTCTGCCTATGCCAATAGCGATGTACTTATTGGACATAGTTACCTGGATAAATACAGTCTTGTGGCGGGTCTACGATACGAGTGGCCGTGA